In a genomic window of Quercus lobata isolate SW786 chromosome 4, ValleyOak3.0 Primary Assembly, whole genome shotgun sequence:
- the LOC115983212 gene encoding ABC transporter F family member 5-like, protein MDVEKALCRNYHLDFEKPRGGEVLLGEHNVLPNYFEQNQAEALHFNKTVLETVVEAAEDWRSDDIKGLLGRCNFKADMLDRKVSLLSGGEKVS, encoded by the exons ATGGATGTGGAAAAAGCACTTTGCCGAAATTATCATTTGGATTTTGAGAAGCCAAGAGGGGGTGAAGTTTTGCTTGGGGAGCATAATGTCCTGCCAAACTATTTTGAGCAAAATCAG GCTGAGGCACTTCATTTCAATAAAACAGTGCTTGAGACAGTAGTAGAAGCTGCAGAGGACTGGAGAAGTGATGACATAAAGGGACTCCTTGGGCGTTGTAATTTTAAAGCTGATATGCTTGATAGAAAGGTTTCTCTTTTGAGTGGTGGTGAGAAGGTAAGCTAA
- the LOC115986108 gene encoding 26S proteasome regulatory subunit 8 homolog, which translates to MGKNNVLVKVHLERKYVVDIDKNIDITKITPSTRVALRNDSYVLHLILQSKVDPLVNLMKVEKVPDSTYDMIGGLDQQIKEIQEAVCTESGMFALWERRVNVTQEDFEMVVAKVHLERKYVVDIDKNIDISKITPSTRVALRNDSYVLHLILQSKVDPLVNLMKVEKVPDSTYDMVGGLDQQIKEIKEVCLVYRFTFCI; encoded by the exons ATGGGGAAGAATAACGTTTTAGTTAAG GTTCATCTTGAACGGAAATATGTTGTTGACATTGATAAAAATATCGATATCACGAAGATAACTCCATCAACAAGAGTTGCTCTCCGTAATGACAGTTATGTGCTTCATTTAATCTTGCAAAGCAAAGTTGATCCATTGGTCAACCTCATGAAAGTTGAAAAGGTTCCAGATTCCACATATGACATGATTGGCGGTCTTGACCAGCAAATTAAAGAGATACAGGAG GCTGTGTGCACAGAATCTGGGATGTTTGCTCTGTGGGAGAGGAGGGTTAATGTAACACAAGAAGATTTTGAGATGGTAGTGGCAAAG GTTCATCTTGAACGGAAATATGTTGTTGACATTGATAAAAATATCGATATCTCCAAGATAACTCCATCAACAAGAGTTGCTCTCCGTAATGACAGTTATGTGCTTCATTTAATCTTGCAAAGCAAAGTTGATCCATTGGTCAACCTCATGAAAGTTGAAAAGGTTCCAGATTCCACATATGACATGGTTGGCGGTCTTGACCagcaaattaaagagataaaggaGGTTTGCCTCGTGTACCGTTTTACTTTCTGCATTTAA